Proteins encoded together in one Vibrio hippocampi window:
- the cpxA gene encoding envelope stress sensor histidine kinase CpxA produces MKLPKINSLYGRIFAIFWTTMLLVLIAVLSLPHLDPRVARDVPSDTLTKLYKVRDKVQNRLEGETDLSRAIMTFDNQFSRGNNHRKNEVPRLFLSEQDGTILSTQDRDSFKFRTLQNFITSVESPDTPMQKLYGKYMLAGPLPITLADQELHMYIGMRWNQPPPFLINLFDKPLQLLLAVMAVSTPLLLWLAWALSQPARRLERAARRVAKGEFTEDPELETGTAEFKQAGSSFNQMVLAVNQIISGQQRLLSDISHELRSPLTRLRMATALATRKQGESPELKRIDTEAQRLEQMIGELLELSRMNIDSHVTRETQPASSLWEEILDDAQFEAEQRGKQLTYSDIPDVTLSGNPKLLMSAIENIIRNAICYGQNKIDIEMQVEQQHLLICVEDDGPGVPEEEINDIFRPFYRVSTARDRESGGTGLGLAITQSAVLQHNGEITASRSKLGGLKMAVKLPLSL; encoded by the coding sequence ATGAAACTACCGAAAATCAACAGCCTATACGGGCGCATCTTTGCCATCTTTTGGACTACCATGTTACTGGTGCTTATTGCGGTACTGTCGTTACCGCACTTAGACCCAAGGGTGGCGCGTGATGTGCCGAGTGATACCCTAACCAAACTGTATAAGGTACGTGATAAGGTACAAAACCGCCTTGAGGGTGAGACTGACCTTTCCCGTGCGATCATGACGTTTGACAATCAGTTCTCTCGAGGTAACAACCATAGAAAGAACGAGGTGCCAAGGCTGTTCCTCTCTGAACAAGATGGCACCATCCTTAGCACTCAAGACCGCGATAGTTTTAAGTTTCGTACCCTGCAAAATTTTATCACTTCGGTAGAATCCCCAGATACGCCGATGCAAAAGCTGTATGGCAAATATATGCTGGCAGGTCCCCTACCGATTACCCTCGCCGACCAAGAACTCCATATGTATATCGGTATGCGTTGGAATCAACCGCCGCCATTTTTGATCAATCTATTTGATAAACCGCTGCAACTGCTTTTGGCAGTCATGGCGGTGAGCACACCGTTATTACTGTGGCTTGCATGGGCACTGAGTCAACCAGCAAGGCGATTGGAGCGTGCAGCACGACGAGTCGCCAAAGGTGAGTTTACCGAAGATCCTGAATTGGAAACGGGCACCGCTGAATTTAAACAAGCTGGCAGCAGCTTCAACCAAATGGTATTGGCGGTCAATCAGATAATCTCTGGACAGCAGCGTTTATTGTCCGACATCTCGCATGAACTGCGTTCACCGCTCACGAGGCTACGCATGGCGACAGCGCTGGCGACTCGTAAGCAAGGAGAAAGCCCTGAGTTAAAACGTATTGATACAGAGGCACAACGCCTAGAACAAATGATTGGTGAGCTGCTTGAATTATCGAGAATGAATATCGATAGCCATGTAACGCGAGAAACACAGCCGGCAAGCAGTTTATGGGAAGAAATACTCGATGATGCGCAATTTGAAGCAGAACAGAGAGGCAAACAATTAACCTACAGCGACATTCCCGACGTCACGCTCTCTGGTAACCCCAAACTGCTGATGAGTGCCATAGAGAACATCATCCGCAATGCCATCTGTTACGGTCAGAATAAGATCGATATCGAGATGCAAGTTGAGCAACAACACCTACTGATCTGCGTAGAAGATGATGGACCGGGCGTGCCTGAAGAGGAAATCAACGATATTTTTCGCCCTTTCTACCGCGTCTCAACTGCGCGAGATAGAGAATCTGGTGGAACTGGATTGGGACTGGCAATTACTCAAAGCGCTGTTTTGCAGCATAATGGTGAAATTACAGCCTCTCGCAGCAAATTAGGCGGCTTAAAAATGGCGGTAAAACTGCCACTATCCTTATAA
- a CDS encoding response regulator, with the protein MAHILIIDDDTELTSLLKDILSFEGFTVSEANDGLAGLEAINDGVDLVLMDVMMPKLNGIDTLKRLREKWETPVLMLTAKGDEIDRVLGFELGADDYLPKPFSDRELLGRIKAILRRTQTRTEPESTDHYSFDDIQVYPSRQEAHCQGQLLDLTSTEFALLQYLVQNPGETLTKEVLSLEVLGKRLSTFDRAIDMHVSNLRKKLPEKTDGKARIKTLRGRGYLLVKE; encoded by the coding sequence ATGGCGCACATCCTGATTATTGATGACGACACAGAGCTAACGAGCTTGCTTAAAGACATTCTGAGTTTTGAAGGCTTTACCGTCAGTGAAGCTAACGACGGTCTCGCTGGATTAGAAGCGATAAACGATGGCGTCGACTTGGTGCTCATGGATGTGATGATGCCAAAACTGAATGGTATCGATACCCTCAAGCGACTTCGAGAAAAATGGGAAACCCCAGTATTGATGTTGACCGCCAAGGGAGATGAAATCGACCGAGTCCTTGGCTTTGAGCTAGGAGCTGACGACTACCTACCAAAACCATTCAGTGATCGTGAGTTGCTTGGACGTATTAAGGCAATATTACGTCGTACGCAAACACGGACCGAGCCGGAGTCAACCGACCACTATAGCTTCGACGATATTCAAGTCTACCCAAGTCGTCAGGAAGCACACTGTCAGGGACAGTTACTTGATCTTACCTCTACTGAGTTTGCGCTATTACAATATTTAGTTCAAAACCCAGGAGAAACGTTAACTAAAGAGGTCTTGAGTTTAGAGGTTCTTGGTAAGCGGCTGTCTACTTTTGATCGTGCCATTGATATGCACGTCTCCAATTTACGCAAAAAGCTCCCGGAGAAAACGGATGGCAAAGCAAGAATAAAAACCTTGCGTGGTCGTGGATATCTGTTGGTCAAGGAATAA
- a CDS encoding CpxP family protein: MKFAKKLVIAATVLPLAFGSVTAMAKGGPGGQKGGMGKGEQCMDVSKGMFRQLDLTDEQQEQLKELRNASREARRAERSGDVEVKKAEMMARHSQMQSVLLADTFDAQAAQSLATEMVEKQAQRRVGKMEQQHKMLSVLTAEQKTKLQELQQQRLEKCMEKMGKRAERIAAKSAE, encoded by the coding sequence ATGAAATTTGCTAAAAAACTGGTTATTGCTGCAACGGTTCTTCCTCTTGCTTTTGGCTCTGTTACGGCAATGGCAAAAGGCGGTCCTGGTGGTCAAAAAGGTGGCATGGGTAAAGGCGAACAATGTATGGATGTATCAAAAGGTATGTTCCGCCAACTTGACCTTACTGATGAGCAGCAAGAGCAACTAAAAGAGTTGCGTAATGCCTCTCGTGAAGCTCGTAGAGCGGAACGCAGCGGTGACGTTGAAGTGAAAAAAGCAGAAATGATGGCTCGTCATAGCCAGATGCAATCAGTCTTGCTAGCGGATACTTTTGATGCACAAGCTGCTCAAAGCTTGGCAACAGAAATGGTTGAAAAACAAGCTCAGCGTCGTGTAGGTAAAATGGAACAACAACATAAAATGTTGAGCGTTTTAACCGCAGAGCAGAAAACTAAGTTGCAAGAACTTCAGCAGCAACGTCTGGAAAAATGCATGGAAAAAATGGGTAAAAGAGCAGAAAGAATCGCTGCAAAATCCGCTGAGTAA
- the fieF gene encoding CDF family cation-efflux transporter FieF (FieF, a metal efflux transporter, is a member of the CDF (cation diffusion facilitator) family of transporters.), which produces MTDNYAKLVQTAAWAATTVATVLLIIKLMTWWVTGSVSLLASLIDSMIDIAASLVNLVVVKYSLQPADKEHSFGHGKAESLAALAQAMFISGSACFLILNGVDRFFRPHELNAPELGIGVSVISLFITLGLVTFQKYVVRKTGSQAIAADSLHYQSDLYMNAAIIVALGLSWYGVGQADAVFAIGIGVFILVSAAKMANDAIQSLLDRQLPEEELLKIREICHSEPQVLGVHQIRTRMSGPVRFIQLHLELDDDLPLIQAHRIADNVEHALLDAFPYSDIIIHQDPYSVTLVEEAKQKHLD; this is translated from the coding sequence ATGACAGACAATTACGCGAAACTTGTGCAAACAGCGGCTTGGGCTGCAACAACCGTGGCGACCGTGCTGCTAATTATCAAACTAATGACATGGTGGGTCACAGGCTCTGTCAGTCTGTTGGCGTCATTGATCGACTCTATGATTGATATCGCCGCTTCGTTAGTCAACCTTGTTGTGGTCAAATATTCACTGCAACCTGCCGACAAGGAACACTCCTTTGGACACGGTAAAGCGGAGTCACTTGCGGCGTTGGCGCAAGCGATGTTTATTTCTGGTTCGGCTTGTTTCCTTATTCTTAATGGTGTCGATCGTTTTTTCCGCCCTCATGAGCTTAATGCACCAGAGTTAGGTATTGGCGTGAGTGTCATCTCGCTGTTTATTACTTTAGGTCTGGTCACTTTCCAAAAGTATGTAGTTCGTAAAACAGGCAGCCAGGCCATCGCTGCTGACTCTCTTCATTACCAATCCGATCTGTATATGAACGCCGCCATTATTGTTGCGCTGGGCTTAAGTTGGTATGGCGTAGGACAAGCCGATGCGGTATTTGCGATTGGAATAGGGGTGTTTATTTTGGTGAGTGCAGCCAAGATGGCAAATGACGCCATACAGTCGTTGCTTGATCGCCAACTTCCAGAAGAAGAGCTGTTAAAAATCAGAGAGATTTGCCACTCAGAACCGCAGGTGCTCGGTGTTCATCAGATTCGTACCCGAATGTCGGGTCCAGTTAGGTTTATTCAGTTGCACTTAGAGTTGGATGACGATCTACCTTTGATCCAAGCCCATCGTATTGCTGATAATGTGGAGCATGCATTGCTCGATGCTTTCCCATACTCAGATATCATTATTCACCAAGATCCATACTCAGTAACACTCGTTGAAGAGGCGAAACAAAAACACTTAGATTAA